The following proteins are encoded in a genomic region of Sorangiineae bacterium MSr12523:
- a CDS encoding AAA family ATPase yields MAFRTLLGRARELAELEAALDRAIAGRGSVFLLSGEPGIGKTRLAEELAAIAEARGASAYWGRAWEASGAPACWPWVQVLDACGATDLVAQLEPLPADPRHPEVESLRLGMAIAAFLRGAASGRPLVLVFDDLHAADLASLNLLQVVARELRNLRVLLVGTYRELEARRAPQVSASLAKLAREGTLRPLGRLDRASVTQWIAGALGAAPPEALAAAVFSATEGNPLFVDALAQLLVSRGYATALPAGFTLPDSVRETVQEMVSRVSSDVRDVLDAASVLGRECSVMLLQLVCESPLARVLEATEEGIAAGILIARTLPSSPVRFAHILIREALYQGLSASRRMAIHAKAARALATFHATDVEPHLAELAHHAFESAPVASWPEAADLSTRAGRRAMALLAFDDAAGHFERALVARDHAGCTDEAQRAELLWRLGLSRIRMGNAQAGKDTCVQAAGFAERAGRPDLFAQAALAYGSEFWFGNVDRRLVDLLERALSLGSMSEELRVRTMARLSAAMVPASDRTRSLMLARESVAAARALGDRRVLAAVIYSARAAYGSGDNLDERIALDRELALLATSIGDKILEVHAHGRLAIDAIERADPAVVHVELRIQRQLAEEIRVPQYRLHVAILHLTWATLLGDVDLIARIEREVRELSDAGDDPHGLAVIEANRAIRAEVRGDAAGEAAAMAALEALSPKNPRLGSWLAIRRGVRSESLSPAERRDIASKFVPPAWPQGMGAFLPQVVPIFIQLGDRSELRALYEVMLPYAGQITIYPGVMASIGPVAYYLGRLATALGEPEKARVHFEQTLVICQRGTFVDFEAHTRRALTALGRAAAAPVPRASAPSLERDGEFWVLRHDGREARLKDSKGLQYLAVLLREPGREFHVGDLVHRTDGSVELGDSGDLLDERAKLEYRTRLTELGSALEDAEARSDAETAARIRDERASLAGELARAVGLGGRGRKAGAASERARVNVQRRIRDALSRISELEPTLGRYIELHVRTGAFCSWEP; encoded by the coding sequence ATGGCCTTTCGCACACTCCTTGGACGCGCCCGCGAGCTCGCAGAGCTGGAGGCGGCGCTCGACCGGGCCATCGCAGGCCGCGGCAGTGTTTTCCTTCTTTCCGGGGAGCCCGGCATCGGAAAAACGCGGCTGGCCGAGGAGCTTGCCGCCATCGCGGAAGCGCGGGGTGCTTCCGCGTACTGGGGTCGCGCGTGGGAGGCCTCCGGCGCGCCCGCATGCTGGCCGTGGGTGCAGGTGCTGGACGCATGCGGGGCGACGGACCTCGTCGCGCAGCTCGAGCCTTTGCCGGCGGATCCGCGTCATCCCGAAGTCGAATCTCTGCGGCTCGGTATGGCGATTGCCGCATTCTTGCGTGGTGCGGCCTCGGGGAGGCCTCTCGTGCTGGTCTTCGACGATCTCCACGCCGCCGATCTCGCATCGTTGAATCTACTGCAGGTGGTGGCGCGCGAGCTTCGCAACCTGCGCGTGCTGCTCGTAGGAACGTACCGCGAGCTGGAGGCGCGGCGGGCCCCGCAGGTGTCCGCGTCGCTGGCGAAGCTCGCCCGCGAGGGAACGCTGCGCCCGTTGGGCCGCCTCGATCGCGCGTCGGTGACGCAGTGGATCGCAGGCGCATTGGGGGCGGCACCGCCCGAGGCGCTGGCCGCGGCGGTGTTCTCGGCAACGGAGGGCAATCCTCTTTTCGTCGACGCCCTTGCGCAGCTGCTCGTCTCGCGTGGGTACGCGACCGCGCTGCCGGCAGGATTCACCTTGCCCGATTCCGTGCGCGAAACGGTGCAGGAAATGGTCTCCCGCGTTTCGAGCGACGTACGCGACGTGCTCGATGCCGCCTCGGTTCTCGGCCGGGAGTGCTCCGTGATGCTGTTGCAACTCGTTTGCGAGAGTCCCCTTGCGCGGGTGCTCGAGGCGACGGAGGAAGGCATCGCGGCGGGCATCCTCATTGCGCGGACACTGCCCTCGAGTCCCGTGCGCTTTGCACATATTTTGATCCGCGAGGCGCTCTATCAGGGGCTCTCCGCCTCGCGCCGCATGGCCATTCATGCGAAGGCGGCGCGTGCGCTCGCGACGTTTCACGCGACCGACGTCGAGCCGCACTTGGCCGAGCTCGCGCATCACGCCTTCGAGAGCGCGCCGGTGGCCTCTTGGCCAGAGGCGGCCGATCTGTCGACACGCGCCGGTCGTCGTGCCATGGCCCTGCTGGCCTTCGACGATGCCGCGGGCCATTTCGAGCGCGCGTTGGTCGCACGGGATCACGCGGGATGCACCGACGAAGCACAGCGCGCGGAGCTACTCTGGAGGCTTGGGCTCTCGCGCATTCGCATGGGCAATGCGCAGGCGGGCAAAGACACGTGTGTCCAGGCCGCGGGGTTCGCCGAGCGCGCAGGCCGACCCGATCTGTTTGCGCAGGCGGCGCTCGCGTATGGTTCGGAGTTCTGGTTCGGAAATGTGGACCGCCGCCTGGTCGACCTGCTCGAGCGAGCGCTGTCGCTTGGCAGCATGAGCGAAGAACTGCGGGTCCGCACGATGGCGCGGCTGTCGGCGGCCATGGTTCCCGCGTCCGATCGCACCCGATCGCTGATGCTCGCGCGCGAATCGGTGGCGGCCGCACGGGCACTGGGTGACCGCCGCGTGCTCGCGGCCGTGATCTATTCTGCGCGTGCCGCGTACGGTTCGGGCGACAACCTCGACGAGCGCATCGCCCTCGATCGCGAGCTCGCGCTTCTCGCGACGAGCATTGGCGACAAGATCCTCGAGGTGCATGCGCACGGACGATTGGCCATCGACGCCATCGAGCGGGCCGATCCCGCCGTCGTCCATGTGGAATTGCGCATTCAGAGGCAGCTCGCGGAGGAAATCCGCGTGCCGCAGTATCGGCTTCACGTCGCGATCCTTCATTTGACGTGGGCGACGCTCCTGGGCGACGTCGATCTCATCGCGCGCATCGAGCGGGAGGTGCGCGAGCTGTCCGACGCCGGCGACGACCCTCACGGGCTGGCCGTCATCGAGGCCAATCGCGCGATCCGCGCCGAAGTACGCGGCGATGCAGCTGGCGAGGCCGCGGCCATGGCGGCCCTCGAGGCGCTCAGCCCGAAGAATCCCAGATTGGGATCGTGGCTCGCCATACGCCGGGGTGTGCGCAGCGAATCGCTTTCGCCGGCCGAACGGCGCGACATCGCTTCGAAGTTCGTTCCACCCGCGTGGCCCCAGGGCATGGGGGCCTTTCTTCCCCAAGTGGTGCCCATCTTCATCCAACTTGGCGACCGCTCGGAGCTTCGCGCGTTGTACGAAGTGATGTTGCCCTATGCCGGCCAAATCACGATTTACCCCGGCGTCATGGCCAGCATCGGGCCGGTGGCGTACTACTTGGGCCGCCTGGCGACGGCGCTTGGCGAGCCGGAAAAGGCGCGCGTTCACTTCGAACAGACACTGGTCATCTGCCAACGCGGCACGTTCGTCGATTTCGAAGCGCATACCCGACGCGCGCTCACCGCACTGGGCCGAGCCGCGGCGGCCCCCGTGCCGCGTGCATCGGCTCCATCGCTCGAACGAGACGGTGAGTTCTGGGTATTGCGCCACGATGGGCGTGAGGCGCGGTTGAAGGACAGCAAGGGCCTCCAGTATTTGGCCGTGTTGCTTCGGGAGCCGGGGCGCGAATTCCACGTGGGCGATCTGGTGCACCGCACCGACGGATCGGTGGAACTCGGTGATTCGGGAGATTTGCTCGACGAGCGCGCCAAGTTGGAATACCGCACACGTCTGACCGAGCTGGGGAGCGCACTCGAAGACGCGGAGGCCCGCAGTGATGCCGAAACGGCGGCCCGCATTCGCGATGAACGCGCGTCGCTTGCCGGCGAGCTTGCGCGCGCGGTCGGCCTCGGCGGGCGGGGCCGCAAAGCCGGTGCCGCGTCCGAACGGGCGCGCGTCAACGTACAACGGCGCATCCGGGATGCGCTGTCCCGCATCTCCGAGCTGGAGCCCACGTTGGGGCGGTACATCGAACTTCACGTCCGAACCGGGGCGTTTTGCTCGTGGGAACCCTAG
- a CDS encoding amidohydrolase, with the protein MLSSMNGQYSLLMGALMMLGPLTACATERIPADLVWRNGRIRTMNDAQPWAESVAVRNGAIVFVGANDGAASYVGASTRVLDLQGRVVLPGLHDVHQHTLEAHLPIIRCRLDPNVNDAEDYIRTVSKCSVSKGTSWVLGSGHRISTLLAASRTPRAILDAAIPDRPVAILEETSHSTWVNSRALQVLGIDAHTPDPPGGIVLRAADGTPNGVLVDAAGEWPWDRALARSPELDEINYRALLDGMAHDNEYGITSACDARVYWGRGHLDAYRRAEERGEMTVRMVLGLWAYPLKADDAQLAALSQMRRDDGGMVRQTQIKIYADGLTQNTTAALLEPYRSKTLGAPRGLNYFDGPRLARYVRELQAAGFDMHIHAIGDRGVRQALDAIEAARSLPGGTGARHRLTHVELVHPQDLPRFRALGVFADVQLSEENDPAHLHELEPFVGADRINERAWRVRDLHDSGAIVTLSSDYDVWDLNPFAGMQHALTRGAQALPNLDAALRAYTVNAARLMRSETRTGSLEVGKRADMIVIDRDIYAIPADQIARTRVLRTMVDGREVYVR; encoded by the coding sequence ATGCTGTCTTCGATGAATGGCCAATATTCACTTTTGATGGGCGCATTGATGATGCTGGGCCCGTTGACCGCTTGCGCCACCGAGCGCATCCCGGCCGACCTCGTCTGGCGCAACGGCCGCATTCGCACCATGAACGATGCGCAGCCATGGGCGGAGTCCGTGGCCGTGCGCAATGGTGCCATCGTCTTCGTCGGCGCGAACGACGGTGCGGCGAGCTACGTCGGCGCCAGCACCCGCGTGCTGGATCTCCAAGGGCGCGTCGTGCTTCCGGGCTTGCACGATGTGCATCAGCACACGCTGGAAGCGCACCTGCCCATCATCCGATGCAGGCTGGATCCGAACGTGAACGACGCCGAAGATTACATTCGCACCGTGTCGAAGTGCTCCGTCTCCAAAGGGACTTCGTGGGTGCTCGGCTCCGGCCATCGCATTTCCACGCTTCTCGCGGCCTCGCGCACACCGCGCGCCATCCTCGATGCGGCCATTCCCGATCGGCCGGTGGCCATTTTGGAGGAGACGTCGCACAGCACCTGGGTGAATTCGCGTGCGCTGCAGGTGCTCGGCATCGATGCGCACACGCCCGATCCGCCCGGCGGCATCGTGTTGCGTGCGGCGGACGGAACGCCGAACGGTGTGCTCGTCGACGCCGCCGGCGAGTGGCCATGGGACCGTGCGCTCGCGCGCAGTCCGGAGCTGGACGAAATCAATTATCGCGCCTTGCTCGATGGGATGGCCCACGACAACGAATATGGCATTACCTCGGCCTGTGACGCGCGTGTCTATTGGGGGCGCGGGCACCTGGATGCGTATCGCCGGGCCGAAGAACGCGGCGAAATGACGGTGCGCATGGTGCTGGGCCTATGGGCTTATCCATTGAAGGCCGACGATGCGCAGCTTGCGGCGCTCTCCCAGATGCGTCGCGACGATGGCGGTATGGTGCGGCAGACGCAAATCAAGATTTACGCGGACGGGTTGACCCAGAATACGACGGCTGCATTGCTCGAGCCGTATCGCTCGAAGACGCTGGGGGCACCGCGCGGGCTCAATTATTTCGACGGGCCACGCCTCGCGCGTTACGTGCGCGAGCTGCAAGCGGCGGGCTTCGACATGCACATCCACGCCATCGGCGATCGCGGGGTGCGGCAGGCGCTCGACGCCATCGAGGCGGCGCGCAGCTTGCCAGGCGGGACGGGCGCACGCCACCGGCTCACGCACGTGGAGCTCGTGCATCCGCAGGATCTGCCCCGTTTTCGGGCCCTCGGCGTGTTTGCGGACGTGCAGCTCTCCGAGGAGAACGACCCCGCGCATCTGCACGAGCTCGAGCCCTTCGTGGGTGCCGATCGCATCAACGAGCGCGCGTGGCGTGTGCGCGATCTGCACGACAGCGGCGCCATCGTGACCCTCAGCTCGGACTATGACGTGTGGGATCTCAATCCGTTCGCGGGCATGCAGCATGCCCTGACGCGGGGTGCGCAAGCCCTGCCCAACCTCGACGCAGCCCTTCGCGCGTATACGGTGAACGCGGCGCGCCTGATGCGCTCCGAAACGCGCACGGGCAGCCTCGAAGTCGGAAAACGCGCCGACATGATCGTCATCGATCGCGATATCTACGCCATTCCGGCGGACCAAATTGCCCGAACGCGGGTGCTTCGCACGATGGTCGATGGTCGCGAGGTGTACGTGCGGTAA
- the lysA gene encoding diaminopimelate decarboxylase codes for MIPNIIAPYLQEHHGVLHVGDHSVMDLRERFGSNLFVFSESQITENVRHLQRAYQAHYPRFRIMYASKACSNLEILRHMVSLDCGIDANSGGELFKARHIGVNPERVVYNGTSKSVDEVTQGVLAGIRAFNVDSISELKRIGDVARRLGLTANVMPRVIPGVLGGTVAGFETGHVGSKFGMPFEDLPEVARVLREYPCLKFRGFHCHVGSQVVRTEAFSSAMRNVVAEMVRFGRETGFMADTMNMGGGLPIPLVPEGTMPAHRDGSPLPEDVQALMRGTISIPDVAAETAAAWRAAGADPADFDVFIEPGRSVIGTAGILLSTIEARKTRPGGVDWLLSDCGFNTMPETLWYDWYYHVVAGNRAREAADTAFRLGGPLCDTGDSQHDETGRGRLPNVRWLPKNTRIGDCLVVLGTGAYCIEQQSNYNGRPRAAAVIVRSNGVVEWITRRETYEDLIARDFGARRAP; via the coding sequence ATGATCCCAAATATCATTGCACCGTATCTCCAAGAGCACCACGGCGTGTTGCACGTCGGCGATCATTCGGTGATGGACCTGCGCGAGCGCTTTGGCTCGAATCTATTCGTGTTCTCCGAGTCGCAAATCACCGAAAACGTGCGCCACCTCCAGCGCGCCTATCAGGCGCACTATCCGCGATTTCGCATCATGTACGCGAGCAAGGCGTGCTCGAATCTGGAGATTCTGCGGCATATGGTATCCCTCGATTGCGGCATCGACGCCAACAGCGGTGGCGAGCTTTTCAAGGCTCGCCACATCGGCGTAAACCCCGAGCGCGTCGTCTACAACGGTACGTCCAAATCCGTCGACGAAGTCACCCAGGGCGTGCTCGCGGGCATTCGGGCCTTCAATGTCGATTCGATTTCGGAATTGAAGCGCATCGGGGACGTTGCCCGCCGACTCGGGCTCACCGCCAACGTCATGCCGCGGGTAATTCCGGGGGTGCTCGGCGGTACGGTGGCAGGCTTCGAGACGGGGCACGTGGGCTCGAAGTTCGGGATGCCCTTCGAAGATCTTCCCGAGGTGGCCCGGGTTCTCCGCGAGTACCCTTGTTTGAAGTTCCGAGGCTTCCACTGTCACGTCGGCTCGCAGGTCGTCCGCACGGAGGCCTTTTCCTCCGCCATGCGCAACGTGGTGGCGGAGATGGTGCGGTTTGGTCGCGAGACCGGATTCATGGCCGATACGATGAACATGGGCGGAGGCCTTCCCATCCCTCTGGTTCCCGAGGGGACGATGCCCGCGCATCGCGATGGAAGCCCGCTTCCCGAGGACGTGCAGGCGTTGATGCGCGGGACCATTTCGATTCCCGACGTGGCGGCGGAGACGGCGGCCGCTTGGAGGGCCGCGGGCGCGGATCCGGCGGATTTCGATGTTTTCATCGAGCCCGGTCGCAGCGTCATCGGCACGGCCGGTATTCTATTGAGCACCATCGAAGCAAGGAAAACGCGACCGGGCGGAGTGGATTGGCTGCTGAGCGATTGCGGCTTCAACACCATGCCAGAAACGCTTTGGTACGATTGGTATTACCATGTCGTAGCCGGGAATCGCGCCCGGGAGGCTGCCGATACCGCGTTTCGGCTGGGCGGCCCTCTCTGCGATACGGGGGATTCCCAGCATGACGAAACGGGGCGCGGGCGCCTGCCCAATGTCCGCTGGCTGCCCAAGAACACGCGAATTGGCGATTGCCTGGTGGTTCTCGGCACGGGTGCGTACTGCATCGAGCAACAAAGCAATTACAATGGCCGGCCCCGCGCGGCGGCCGTCATCGTTCGTTCGAACGGGGTGGTGGAGTGGATCACGCGGCGCGAGACCTACGAGGACCTGATCGCCCGCGATTTCGGGGCGAGGCGCGCGCCGTGA
- a CDS encoding class I SAM-dependent methyltransferase, with the protein MDQWDDPEVVAAWRRWRARFAEQTRVLTEVLLEAAGVWPGMHVLDLASGAGEPALALAKDVGPRGYVTATDVSDGMLAIIADAARAEGLANIGCRRADAAALTFPDESFDLVTCRLGIMHIPDAEEALREARRVLKPGARAAFLVWGGSPDESGAFLHSRIIAKYIGVPPPPANAPSALRFASPGSLPAALREAGFRQVEEMTHRCVMACPGTPTQVWRSIREMAGPLRQLLARAPAETLERIHEEVETAFQAFRKGEYVQLPATVHVATGLR; encoded by the coding sequence ATGGACCAATGGGACGATCCAGAGGTGGTCGCGGCCTGGCGTCGCTGGCGTGCTCGGTTTGCCGAGCAGACGCGGGTCTTGACCGAAGTGCTTCTCGAAGCCGCGGGCGTTTGGCCTGGGATGCACGTTCTCGATCTGGCCAGCGGCGCCGGCGAGCCTGCGCTGGCCCTGGCCAAAGACGTCGGTCCTCGCGGTTACGTGACGGCGACCGACGTGTCCGACGGGATGCTCGCCATCATCGCGGATGCAGCGCGCGCGGAGGGATTGGCCAATATCGGCTGCCGCAGGGCCGATGCCGCCGCGCTGACGTTCCCGGACGAGTCGTTCGATCTCGTAACGTGCCGCCTGGGGATCATGCACATTCCGGACGCGGAGGAGGCTCTGCGCGAAGCGCGGCGTGTGCTGAAGCCGGGGGCGCGCGCGGCGTTTCTCGTGTGGGGCGGCTCACCGGACGAGTCGGGTGCGTTTTTACATTCTCGCATCATTGCGAAATACATCGGGGTCCCGCCTCCGCCGGCGAATGCTCCGAGCGCGCTGCGTTTCGCCTCGCCGGGATCGTTGCCTGCAGCTTTGCGTGAGGCGGGCTTTCGTCAGGTGGAGGAGATGACCCATCGATGTGTCATGGCGTGCCCGGGCACTCCCACCCAGGTGTGGAGAAGCATCCGCGAGATGGCCGGGCCGCTGCGCCAGCTCTTGGCGCGCGCCCCGGCGGAGACGCTCGAGCGCATTCACGAAGAAGTGGAAACGGCCTTCCAGGCCTTCCGCAAAGGAGAATACGTCCAACTGCCCGCCACGGTACACGTGGCCACGGGCCTGCGTTAA
- the sbnB gene encoding 2,3-diaminopropionate biosynthesis protein SbnB has translation MNFEFKVISGAIAHEIIHSNYEMCQTIIAEAYRQYADGKASAPTCHFLRFPDRPNARIIPLPARIAMGDHCISGIKWIASYPDNVAKGIPRASAVLILNDEETGYPLACVEASLISAARTAASATLGAHHLARGKRRAKSLGIVGNGIISKYIYQFLIGTGWEIDEVRLFDKNPAEPERFHKNVIQDRRHRVVTHTGDLESLLVASDLIVFATSAGAPHITDKELFAHNPIVLHISLRDLGADIIAGAQNFVDSAEHALSNNTSLHLAQMEMGHADFLTGTISDLIEGRRVADPERLRIFSPFGLGVLDLALGNLVYRRAVETRRFVAVDDFFYERER, from the coding sequence GTGAATTTCGAATTCAAAGTCATCAGTGGGGCCATTGCACACGAGATCATCCACTCCAACTACGAAATGTGTCAAACCATCATCGCCGAGGCGTATCGCCAATATGCGGATGGGAAAGCGTCGGCCCCGACGTGCCATTTCCTCCGGTTTCCGGATCGACCCAACGCGCGCATCATCCCTTTGCCCGCGCGTATCGCGATGGGCGACCACTGCATCAGCGGCATCAAGTGGATCGCGAGCTATCCCGACAATGTAGCAAAAGGGATTCCGCGTGCATCCGCCGTCCTCATCCTGAACGACGAAGAGACGGGCTACCCGTTGGCGTGCGTGGAGGCTTCGCTCATCTCCGCCGCCCGCACCGCCGCATCGGCGACCCTCGGTGCGCACCATTTGGCACGTGGCAAACGGCGGGCCAAATCTTTGGGAATCGTCGGCAATGGCATCATTTCGAAGTATATTTATCAATTCTTGATCGGGACGGGCTGGGAGATCGATGAAGTCCGGCTCTTCGACAAGAACCCCGCGGAGCCGGAGCGCTTTCACAAGAACGTCATCCAGGACCGGCGCCATCGCGTGGTCACCCACACGGGCGACCTCGAATCGCTTCTCGTCGCCAGCGATCTCATCGTGTTCGCGACGTCGGCCGGTGCACCCCACATCACGGACAAGGAGCTCTTCGCGCACAATCCCATCGTCCTTCACATCTCGCTGCGGGACCTTGGCGCGGACATCATCGCCGGGGCTCAGAATTTCGTGGACAGTGCCGAGCACGCGCTGTCGAACAACACGTCGCTGCACCTGGCGCAGATGGAGATGGGGCACGCGGACTTTTTGACCGGCACCATTTCCGATCTGATCGAGGGCCGGCGTGTGGCCGATCCGGAGAGGCTGCGGATCTTCTCGCCCTTCGGTCTCGGCGTGCTCGATCTCGCCCTCGGCAACCTGGTCTACCGCCGGGCCGTCGAGACGCGCCGCTTCGTCGCAGTGGACGACTTTTTTTACGAGAGAGAGCGCTGA
- the sbnA gene encoding 2,3-diaminopropionate biosynthesis protein SbnA, with product MDLIGRAFLRPSPIVPLDFAAANLRAKLEFCNPIGSIKDKPAFWIVKSAIERGIVDEKTTIVESSSGNFAIALAVLCRHLGLRFIPVIDPNISALNEMCLRNLCREVVKVSVRDDTGGFLKTRIAKVKELCGEIPNSFWTEQYGNLDGMAGHYHLTGGQICAHVKNLDYVFLGVSSGGTIAGVSTRLKERFKHVQVIAVDVVGSVIFGGPPRKRYIPGIGASIVPELVGKAAIDRVVMVSETETLQGCRELFARDGVFAGGSSGSVYAAIKKTLGNGKIHAKPDVLFLCCDRGTSYLDTVYNDEWCARLIRDATLQGAKSLTS from the coding sequence ATGGATCTCATCGGGCGGGCTTTTTTGCGTCCTTCGCCCATCGTTCCACTGGATTTCGCCGCAGCCAATCTTCGAGCAAAGCTCGAGTTCTGCAACCCAATCGGGAGCATCAAAGACAAGCCTGCCTTTTGGATCGTCAAATCGGCCATCGAACGCGGCATCGTCGACGAGAAGACCACCATCGTGGAGTCCTCGTCCGGCAACTTCGCCATCGCGCTTGCGGTTCTCTGCCGCCATCTCGGGTTGCGATTCATTCCGGTCATCGACCCCAACATTTCGGCGCTCAATGAAATGTGCCTTCGCAACCTGTGCCGGGAAGTCGTGAAGGTCAGCGTGCGCGACGATACGGGCGGTTTTCTCAAGACGCGCATCGCGAAAGTCAAAGAGCTCTGCGGCGAAATCCCCAATTCGTTCTGGACCGAGCAATACGGCAACCTCGACGGCATGGCGGGGCATTATCATTTGACCGGCGGCCAGATCTGCGCGCACGTCAAAAACCTCGACTACGTCTTCCTCGGTGTCAGCTCGGGCGGCACCATCGCGGGCGTTTCGACGCGGCTGAAGGAAAGGTTCAAGCACGTCCAGGTGATTGCGGTGGACGTCGTAGGTTCGGTGATCTTCGGCGGACCTCCACGCAAACGCTACATTCCAGGTATCGGCGCCAGCATCGTTCCGGAGCTCGTCGGAAAGGCGGCCATCGATCGGGTCGTCATGGTGTCCGAGACCGAAACTTTGCAAGGTTGCCGGGAGCTCTTCGCCCGCGATGGTGTATTTGCCGGAGGGTCGAGTGGCTCCGTCTATGCGGCCATCAAGAAGACGTTGGGAAATGGGAAGATTCACGCCAAGCCTGACGTTCTCTTTCTGTGCTGCGACCGGGGTACGAGCTATCTCGACACCGTGTACAATGACGAGTGGTGCGCCCGGTTGATTCGCGACGCTACGTTGCAGGGCGCGAAATCCCTCACATCGTAG